A single genomic interval of Lathyrus oleraceus cultivar Zhongwan6 chromosome 7, CAAS_Psat_ZW6_1.0, whole genome shotgun sequence harbors:
- the LOC127104977 gene encoding protein NRT1/ PTR FAMILY 5.10 isoform X1 yields the protein MENPNEILLEAAVDYRGQAAVRSKSGYWRSAWFIIGVEVAERISFFGIQGNLISYLTGPLEQTTATAAKNVNVWSGTASLLPLLGAFVADSFLGRYRTIVLASLIYILGLGLLTLSAILPSLTICSPQSQVILFFTSLYLVAIGQGGHQPCVQAFGADQFDEQHPKEHRDRSSFFNWWSFATATGCILTLPILNYIQDNYSWVLGFGIPFLVMIIALIVFLLGTVTYRFNIKDNDKSPFLRIGRVFVAAIRNWQDTLLYVDIKEECDGMLPRQRSQQFNFLNKALLTPKGSERENNCSISEVEEAKAILRLIPIWTTSLVYGIVHAQISTFFTKQGKSMDITIFPGFDMPPASLQIINGISIALFSPIYDRIFVPITRAITGKPSGITMLQRIGTGIFISIFTIVIAAFVEIKRLKIVQEYGLVDDPNAIVPMSIWWLVPQYFLFGVSGVFTMVGLQEFFYDQVPTELRSMGLALYLSIVGVGSFLSGFLISLTQILSGKYGNESWFCDNINKAHFDYFYWLLAGLSVVGFTLFVFFAKSYTYNHKGSITHA from the exons ATGGAGAATCCCAACGAGATTTTGCTAGAAGCTGCCGTTGACTACAGAGGACAAGCAGCCGTTAGATCCAAATCCGGTTATTGGAGATCCGCTTGGTTCATCATAG GTGTGGAAGTGGCCGAAAGAATTTCATTTTTTGGAATTCAAGGAAACTTGATATCATATCTAACAGGACCGCTCGAACAGACAACTGCAACAGCTGCTAAGAATGTGAATGTTTGGTCTGGAACAGCTTCACTTCTTCCTCTATTAGGTGCTTTCGTCGCTGATTCTTTCCTCGGACGCTACCGTACAATAGTTCTTGCTTCTCTCATCTATATCTTG GGACTAGGCTTGCTAACATTATCGGCAATACTTCCTTCCCTTACAATTTGTTCTCCCCAGTCACAGGTAATCTTATTCTTCACCTCACTATATCTTGTTGCCATTGGACAAGGTGGACACCAGCCTTGTGTTCAAGCTTTTGGAGCCGATCAATTCGACGAACAACATCCTAAGGAGCATAGAGATAGAAGCTCTTTCTTTAATTGGTGGTCTTTTGCAACCGCTACTGGCTGCATATTAACACTTCCCATCTTGAACTATATACAAGATAATTATAGTTGGGTTCTTGGATTTGGAATTCCTTTTCTTGTAATGATCATTGCTTTGATTGTTTTCTTGTTGGGAACAGTGACCTATAGGTTTAACATTAAGGATAATGACAAGAGTCCATTTCTTAGAATCGGTCGTGTATTCGTTGCGGCTATAAGAAATTGGCAAGATACCTTACTGTACGTGGATATTAAAGAGGAATGTGATGGAATGCTTCCCCGTCAAAGATCCCAACAATTCAA CTTCCTCAACAAGGCATTGTTAACACCAAAAGGATCTGAACGAGAAAATAATTGTAGCATTAGCGAGGTTGAAGAAGCAAAGGCAATATTAAGATTGATTCCAATTTGGACTACATCTTTGGTTTATGGCATTGTCCATGCTCAAATTTCTACATTCTTCACCAAGCAAGGAAAATCTATGGATATAACAATATTTCCCGGTTTTGACATGCCCCCGGCTTCACTTCAAATTATAAACGGTATCAGCATTGCTCTCTTCAGCCCTATATATGACCGCATATTTGTGCCAATAACAAGAGCTATCACCGGAAAACCTTCAGGCATCACAATGCTTCAAAGAATTGGAACTGGAATTTTTATATCCATATTCACAATAGTAATTGCAGCCTTTGTTGAGATTAAAAGACTTAAAATAGTACAAGAGTATGGTCTTGTTGATGATCCTAATGCAATTGTTCCAATGAGTATATGGTGGTTGGTTCCTCAATACTTTTTGTTTGGAGTTTCTGGAGTTTTTACCATGGTTGGTCTTCAAGAATTTTTCTATGATCAAGTTCCAACTGAACTAAGAAGCATGGGGCTTGCACTCTATTTGAGTATTGTTGGTGTTGGAAGCTTTTTAAGTGGATTTCTCATTTCTCTAACTCAAATTTTGAGTGGAAAATATGGTAATGAAAGTTGGTTTTGTGACAACATCAACAAGGCGCATTTTGATTACTTTTACTGGCTTCTTGCTGGATTAAGTGTGGTGGGGTTTACTTTGTTCGTTTTCTTTGCAAAATCGTACACTTATAATCATAAAGGTTCCATCACACATGCATAA
- the LOC127104977 gene encoding protein NRT1/ PTR FAMILY 5.10 isoform X3 gives MENPNEILLEAAVDYRGQAAVRSKSGYWRSAWFIIGPLEQTTATAAKNVNVWSGTASLLPLLGAFVADSFLGRYRTIVLASLIYILGLGLLTLSAILPSLTICSPQSQVILFFTSLYLVAIGQGGHQPCVQAFGADQFDEQHPKEHRDRSSFFNWWSFATATGCILTLPILNYIQDNYSWVLGFGIPFLVMIIALIVFLLGTVTYRFNIKDNDKSPFLRIGRVFVAAIRNWQDTLLYVDIKEECDGMLPRQRSQQFNFLNKALLTPKGSERENNCSISEVEEAKAILRLIPIWTTSLVYGIVHAQISTFFTKQGKSMDITIFPGFDMPPASLQIINGISIALFSPIYDRIFVPITRAITGKPSGITMLQRIGTGIFISIFTIVIAAFVEIKRLKIVQEYGLVDDPNAIVPMSIWWLVPQYFLFGVSGVFTMVGLQEFFYDQVPTELRSMGLALYLSIVGVGSFLSGFLISLTQILSGKYGNESWFCDNINKAHFDYFYWLLAGLSVVGFTLFVFFAKSYTYNHKGSITHA, from the exons ATGGAGAATCCCAACGAGATTTTGCTAGAAGCTGCCGTTGACTACAGAGGACAAGCAGCCGTTAGATCCAAATCCGGTTATTGGAGATCCGCTTGGTTCATCATAG GACCGCTCGAACAGACAACTGCAACAGCTGCTAAGAATGTGAATGTTTGGTCTGGAACAGCTTCACTTCTTCCTCTATTAGGTGCTTTCGTCGCTGATTCTTTCCTCGGACGCTACCGTACAATAGTTCTTGCTTCTCTCATCTATATCTTG GGACTAGGCTTGCTAACATTATCGGCAATACTTCCTTCCCTTACAATTTGTTCTCCCCAGTCACAGGTAATCTTATTCTTCACCTCACTATATCTTGTTGCCATTGGACAAGGTGGACACCAGCCTTGTGTTCAAGCTTTTGGAGCCGATCAATTCGACGAACAACATCCTAAGGAGCATAGAGATAGAAGCTCTTTCTTTAATTGGTGGTCTTTTGCAACCGCTACTGGCTGCATATTAACACTTCCCATCTTGAACTATATACAAGATAATTATAGTTGGGTTCTTGGATTTGGAATTCCTTTTCTTGTAATGATCATTGCTTTGATTGTTTTCTTGTTGGGAACAGTGACCTATAGGTTTAACATTAAGGATAATGACAAGAGTCCATTTCTTAGAATCGGTCGTGTATTCGTTGCGGCTATAAGAAATTGGCAAGATACCTTACTGTACGTGGATATTAAAGAGGAATGTGATGGAATGCTTCCCCGTCAAAGATCCCAACAATTCAA CTTCCTCAACAAGGCATTGTTAACACCAAAAGGATCTGAACGAGAAAATAATTGTAGCATTAGCGAGGTTGAAGAAGCAAAGGCAATATTAAGATTGATTCCAATTTGGACTACATCTTTGGTTTATGGCATTGTCCATGCTCAAATTTCTACATTCTTCACCAAGCAAGGAAAATCTATGGATATAACAATATTTCCCGGTTTTGACATGCCCCCGGCTTCACTTCAAATTATAAACGGTATCAGCATTGCTCTCTTCAGCCCTATATATGACCGCATATTTGTGCCAATAACAAGAGCTATCACCGGAAAACCTTCAGGCATCACAATGCTTCAAAGAATTGGAACTGGAATTTTTATATCCATATTCACAATAGTAATTGCAGCCTTTGTTGAGATTAAAAGACTTAAAATAGTACAAGAGTATGGTCTTGTTGATGATCCTAATGCAATTGTTCCAATGAGTATATGGTGGTTGGTTCCTCAATACTTTTTGTTTGGAGTTTCTGGAGTTTTTACCATGGTTGGTCTTCAAGAATTTTTCTATGATCAAGTTCCAACTGAACTAAGAAGCATGGGGCTTGCACTCTATTTGAGTATTGTTGGTGTTGGAAGCTTTTTAAGTGGATTTCTCATTTCTCTAACTCAAATTTTGAGTGGAAAATATGGTAATGAAAGTTGGTTTTGTGACAACATCAACAAGGCGCATTTTGATTACTTTTACTGGCTTCTTGCTGGATTAAGTGTGGTGGGGTTTACTTTGTTCGTTTTCTTTGCAAAATCGTACACTTATAATCATAAAGGTTCCATCACACATGCATAA
- the LOC127104977 gene encoding protein NRT1/ PTR FAMILY 5.10 isoform X2, with amino-acid sequence MENPNEILLEAAVDYRGQAAVRSKSGYWRSAWFIIGVEVAERISFFGIQGNLISYLTGPLEQTTATAAKNVNVWSGTASLLPLLGAFVADSFLGRYRTIVLASLIYILSQVILFFTSLYLVAIGQGGHQPCVQAFGADQFDEQHPKEHRDRSSFFNWWSFATATGCILTLPILNYIQDNYSWVLGFGIPFLVMIIALIVFLLGTVTYRFNIKDNDKSPFLRIGRVFVAAIRNWQDTLLYVDIKEECDGMLPRQRSQQFNFLNKALLTPKGSERENNCSISEVEEAKAILRLIPIWTTSLVYGIVHAQISTFFTKQGKSMDITIFPGFDMPPASLQIINGISIALFSPIYDRIFVPITRAITGKPSGITMLQRIGTGIFISIFTIVIAAFVEIKRLKIVQEYGLVDDPNAIVPMSIWWLVPQYFLFGVSGVFTMVGLQEFFYDQVPTELRSMGLALYLSIVGVGSFLSGFLISLTQILSGKYGNESWFCDNINKAHFDYFYWLLAGLSVVGFTLFVFFAKSYTYNHKGSITHA; translated from the exons ATGGAGAATCCCAACGAGATTTTGCTAGAAGCTGCCGTTGACTACAGAGGACAAGCAGCCGTTAGATCCAAATCCGGTTATTGGAGATCCGCTTGGTTCATCATAG GTGTGGAAGTGGCCGAAAGAATTTCATTTTTTGGAATTCAAGGAAACTTGATATCATATCTAACAGGACCGCTCGAACAGACAACTGCAACAGCTGCTAAGAATGTGAATGTTTGGTCTGGAACAGCTTCACTTCTTCCTCTATTAGGTGCTTTCGTCGCTGATTCTTTCCTCGGACGCTACCGTACAATAGTTCTTGCTTCTCTCATCTATATCTTG TCACAGGTAATCTTATTCTTCACCTCACTATATCTTGTTGCCATTGGACAAGGTGGACACCAGCCTTGTGTTCAAGCTTTTGGAGCCGATCAATTCGACGAACAACATCCTAAGGAGCATAGAGATAGAAGCTCTTTCTTTAATTGGTGGTCTTTTGCAACCGCTACTGGCTGCATATTAACACTTCCCATCTTGAACTATATACAAGATAATTATAGTTGGGTTCTTGGATTTGGAATTCCTTTTCTTGTAATGATCATTGCTTTGATTGTTTTCTTGTTGGGAACAGTGACCTATAGGTTTAACATTAAGGATAATGACAAGAGTCCATTTCTTAGAATCGGTCGTGTATTCGTTGCGGCTATAAGAAATTGGCAAGATACCTTACTGTACGTGGATATTAAAGAGGAATGTGATGGAATGCTTCCCCGTCAAAGATCCCAACAATTCAA CTTCCTCAACAAGGCATTGTTAACACCAAAAGGATCTGAACGAGAAAATAATTGTAGCATTAGCGAGGTTGAAGAAGCAAAGGCAATATTAAGATTGATTCCAATTTGGACTACATCTTTGGTTTATGGCATTGTCCATGCTCAAATTTCTACATTCTTCACCAAGCAAGGAAAATCTATGGATATAACAATATTTCCCGGTTTTGACATGCCCCCGGCTTCACTTCAAATTATAAACGGTATCAGCATTGCTCTCTTCAGCCCTATATATGACCGCATATTTGTGCCAATAACAAGAGCTATCACCGGAAAACCTTCAGGCATCACAATGCTTCAAAGAATTGGAACTGGAATTTTTATATCCATATTCACAATAGTAATTGCAGCCTTTGTTGAGATTAAAAGACTTAAAATAGTACAAGAGTATGGTCTTGTTGATGATCCTAATGCAATTGTTCCAATGAGTATATGGTGGTTGGTTCCTCAATACTTTTTGTTTGGAGTTTCTGGAGTTTTTACCATGGTTGGTCTTCAAGAATTTTTCTATGATCAAGTTCCAACTGAACTAAGAAGCATGGGGCTTGCACTCTATTTGAGTATTGTTGGTGTTGGAAGCTTTTTAAGTGGATTTCTCATTTCTCTAACTCAAATTTTGAGTGGAAAATATGGTAATGAAAGTTGGTTTTGTGACAACATCAACAAGGCGCATTTTGATTACTTTTACTGGCTTCTTGCTGGATTAAGTGTGGTGGGGTTTACTTTGTTCGTTTTCTTTGCAAAATCGTACACTTATAATCATAAAGGTTCCATCACACATGCATAA